Below is a genomic region from Balaenoptera acutorostrata chromosome 9, mBalAcu1.1, whole genome shotgun sequence.
GCGGCCCGTCACTCTTCTGGGAGCATCTAGTGCTCCCTCAGCCCTGTCTGGAAGGTGTGGGGTGGCTAGGCAGGGCTGCAGGATGCCATGGGAAGTTCCCAGTCCTGCAGCGTCTGCTTCCTGCCCCAGACCCATGGGTACACCCCTTCTTCCCAGACAGAACCACCAGTCTTTGAGGCTAGATCCTGCCACTGGGGTTCCCTCCATCAGGGGCACTGATTACTCTGGGCAGGAGGCTTGAATCCAGACTCCACCACTTTCCAACTCTGTGACTTTAGCCTCacatcctcatctataaaaaagaGAGACTAAGAATTTCATCTTcgcatggaatttttttaaaaaaatcatactagGCACAAGTGcattggcacatagtaggtgctcaacagacATCTGTGGAAGCTGTTGAACTTAACTGCAGATCTGGGAGATGTGCTCTGCCTCTCAGCACTCCAGCATGCCCTCCCAGTTCTCCTGGGTCCCATGGGAAGTGCAGATGTGGATTAGAGTTGGGAGCACCCCAGCAAATTCCAGGAGACGCCCAGTGAGGCTGAAGCATCAGCAAGCTTAGGAGAGAGTCCCAGGAGAGGGCAGGGCAAGAGAGGCTCTAGGAGCCAGGGTAGAACACAGCTGGAGCTTGGCCTGTCTAGCCCATCGCCCTCAGCCTTGAGGCCCACACAGGCCTGGGAGGTGGACTCCTGTGAGCTCTGAAGGAAGAGGAAGCTGACTGCTTGCTGGGGGAGGAGAAGAGCCTCCACTCCCTCAATAAAGGCCCCACccgcccgcccccctccccccgacaCCTCAAGTCTTCAACCACTGCGGCCACCACAGGAAATATTTTTGCATGACTCCGTGCTGAAGAGTTTGCAGCCCCACCTGGCCTGGCCAAATGCCACAGGAGAGGAGGGACTGGGCTGAGCCTGGGTGACAGGGTCCAGCGCTCACTCACCCTCCCAGCAGTACCCACGCTGGTACCACTTGGCCAGGCTGTAGCCCAGGATGGACACGAGCAGCAGCGAGACCCCCAGGCAGAGGAGCAGGCCCAAGGTGCTGATGGAGTCGTCACCTGCAGAGAGACACACATCCTTCACCCAGCTGCCCAGAGCCCTCTCGCGGCCCCGTATGCCAACTGACTGCATCATGTTCCaaatttcctctcctccctccccactgccatCAAAATGACTGTCCCCTAAGAATCTGGATCCTGGCCAGCTAGTTCAGCTAAGTCATGCTAAGATGTGAATGTCTGATACCTGATTTTTTACAGTCAGCTTGTTTTTCCAAAGTAACAGTCCTCTAACAGTAGAGATAATTTGGAGCTGGGAAGCCTTCCTGAAGCTGCCAGGCTTTCTATGTGTTGAAAAAGGCACTGCTGTTTGGGGAGAAGCCCAGGACGTCTCTCCTCTGCATGAAGCAGGAAGGGCAGCCTGGAGGGCCCCCGAGAGCAGAGACACACAGATCCTTGATCGTCTCCCCACAAAGCCCTCGTATGTGGTAGCAGGGTGTTAACCCCTGGGCTCTGTTTGCTGCTTATACTTATCACTTCTTCCCTTTTTGTGGTATGAgctcttggttaaatttatattttatttgtaaagccaaaccaagaaaaagagagaaagagagggagggagagagagggagagtggaAACGTGCTGAAGCAGAAGCGGAGCAGGAAACCAGGTTTGCAGGGAGAAGCTGACCATGGGGGCACACGGAGACAACCCACCCCTgctgaggcagggaaggaagaggcAGGGCAGCCCCACTCCTGCTGGATGAGGGGCCAGGAGTGTGGAAGAATCATCTGATTCCCCATCTCTATGGCTTGGTGTCTTGAGGCTCCAGAGGCGTTGCCAAGAGGCCAGAGGTGCAAGGTTATGCACAGCCTTTGGTACAGCAGGCTTGCGTGCGAAGCCCATGCCCATCATTTGCAAAATGTGGGACCCGAGCAAACCCCTGTCCCTCGCAAGACTTCAATTTGCTCTTAtgaaaaataagcataataataaatacacatgGATTTGTTGTGGTGATTAGTGGAGATGCCATATATAGAGCACTTGGGAGAGGACCTGGCATACAGGAAGTGCTCAGTAGATGTTAATTACATCATTACtgttgttgtcattattatcatcaaATAGTGAATTGTATTCTTAAATAGTTCACAATTTCCCCATGTCCTTCTTCCCATTAAAGCAGCCAGGTTATTCTCTGAGAGAGTATGACAGCCGAATGCAGGGAGAAAGTGTCTCTCCTCCTACTTTCAGATTCCAAAAGCCCAGACCCTTAGAGAAATGGCAAAGATTCCCAACATAGACAAGAGATGAACAGAACCAAGATTACCCTTCTCACTATACTAGGggaaattttccagcctgggggaggggaagggagaaagtgAGGTAAGAGAGATGGGAAAAAAGCACTGGAAAACATTGAAATGATGTCAATGGGCCACAGAGAAAAAGTCCTTACTCCCGGATCAAAGTGGAGCCCCGGGGAGGCAACAGAATTCCCAGGTAGAGTTGTGGGATCCGAGAGCTGGACTGAGCCCCAGAAAGACAGCAAGAGCCCAGtaagggagaccttcaagatggtggaggagtaagaagtggagatcaccttcctccccataaatacatcaggaatacatctacatgtggaacaactcctacagaacacctactgaacgctggcagaagacctcagacttcccaaaaggcaagaaactccccacgtacctgggtagggcaaaaaaataaataaataacagagacaaaagaatagggacggcacctgcaccagtgggagggagccgtgaaggaggaaaggtttccacacactaggagccccttcgcgggtggagacggcgggtggcggaggggggaagcttcggagccgcggaggagagcgcagccacaggggtgcggggggcaaagcggagagattcccgcacagaggatcggcgccgaccagcactcaccagcccgagaggcttg
It encodes:
- the SMIM35 gene encoding small integral membrane protein 35, whose amino-acid sequence is MMQSVGIRGRERALGSWVKDVCLSAGDDSISTLGLLLCLGVSLLLVSILGYSLAKWYQRGYCWEGPNFVFNLYQIRNMKDLEMGPPFTISGRISSPEGGYMKFSNRLV